In Oscillatoria acuminata PCC 6304, a single window of DNA contains:
- a CDS encoding DUF6930 domain-containing protein translates to MAGLNRSTFRRLQQLQQIPSVWEGDRRPMSEPLPIGSSALSDFDSENGGDCIMWVDGSQGIVRSMDVVSPDTGPEAVVRALLRAMEHPHSPALPGRPQKIVVKDREIQFFLRGVLQDLGISIEYVPDLPLIDELFRGFQDVVDRKTPLLPPQYVESLEAKAYEVWQAGPWECLADHQIISIELEGWDMGTLYACVMGMLGLDYGILLYRSLESLTQFRKRVIANESPERLEEAFLSQDCLFITFESAEEDDDIDLSDLPPSEIKPTFGNLHPLEGMRAILYDEEALLTILALDAFARFFRSVRRKLTGGKFPNLSHSYQIPVPPGGDRQGPDNVAVTVSTMPEIAAKLFEMSVSAADDEDDEEDDDEPLLRDDLVPPNSFLSLGVVPWEILKELEGSVSYYQSAPVHASGDGLPIILIQTSRPKAKAMIETLKEAGGVTGIGFNPGEDPLGGNRFDLGIVQTENGDLHLFGEFMENDPVHVAARKKWDGRCKKTKGYCGLVIAMGLTGASRGNPQQKDMLALFEVRSLSPKDINLGTLQLMPMPL, encoded by the coding sequence ATGGCAGGTTTAAACCGCTCTACCTTTCGTCGCTTACAACAACTGCAACAAATTCCCTCGGTCTGGGAAGGCGATCGCCGTCCGATGTCCGAACCTCTACCCATAGGTTCATCGGCTTTATCAGATTTTGATTCAGAAAACGGGGGGGACTGCATTATGTGGGTGGATGGGTCCCAGGGAATCGTCCGTTCGATGGATGTGGTTTCCCCTGATACTGGTCCCGAAGCGGTGGTTCGGGCATTGCTCAGAGCAATGGAACACCCTCACAGTCCAGCCCTTCCCGGTCGGCCCCAGAAAATTGTGGTCAAGGACCGGGAAATCCAGTTTTTTCTCCGAGGCGTCCTTCAGGACCTCGGTATTTCCATCGAGTATGTGCCGGACCTCCCCCTGATCGATGAACTGTTTCGCGGGTTTCAGGATGTGGTCGATCGCAAAACGCCCCTCCTACCCCCGCAATATGTAGAGAGTTTAGAAGCCAAAGCCTATGAAGTCTGGCAGGCAGGTCCCTGGGAATGTCTGGCGGATCATCAAATTATCTCGATTGAACTGGAAGGGTGGGATATGGGAACCCTGTATGCCTGTGTCATGGGTATGCTGGGATTGGATTATGGCATTCTCTTATATCGGTCCCTGGAATCTTTAACTCAGTTTAGAAAGCGGGTGATTGCCAATGAATCCCCGGAACGGTTAGAAGAAGCCTTTTTATCTCAAGATTGCCTGTTTATTACCTTTGAAAGTGCTGAGGAAGATGACGATATCGACCTCTCGGATCTTCCTCCTAGCGAGATCAAGCCGACTTTTGGCAATCTTCATCCCTTAGAAGGAATGCGAGCAATTCTCTATGATGAGGAGGCCCTGCTGACGATTCTGGCCCTGGATGCGTTTGCTCGTTTCTTCCGCAGTGTTCGCCGCAAGCTGACGGGTGGGAAGTTCCCCAACTTAAGTCACAGTTATCAAATTCCGGTTCCCCCAGGAGGCGATCGCCAGGGTCCAGATAATGTGGCAGTGACGGTGAGTACGATGCCGGAAATTGCGGCCAAACTGTTTGAAATGAGTGTTAGTGCCGCCGATGACGAGGATGACGAGGAGGATGATGATGAACCCTTGTTGCGCGATGATTTGGTGCCACCGAACTCGTTTCTCAGTCTCGGGGTGGTTCCTTGGGAAATCTTGAAAGAACTAGAGGGTTCAGTTTCTTATTATCAATCGGCTCCAGTTCATGCCAGCGGAGATGGGTTGCCAATCATCTTAATTCAAACCTCTCGACCCAAGGCTAAAGCGATGATTGAAACCTTAAAAGAAGCCGGGGGAGTGACGGGAATTGGTTTTAATCCCGGTGAAGACCCCCTCGGCGGTAATCGCTTCGATTTGGGCATTGTACAAACGGAAAATGGGGACCTCCATCTGTTTGGGGAGTTTATGGAAAATGACCCGGTTCACGTTGCAGCCCGTAAAAAGTGGGATGGCCGCTGTAAGAAAACCAAGGGATATTGTGGTTTGGTGATTGCAATGGGGTTGACGGGAGCCAGCCGAGGCAATCCTCAGCAGAAGGATATGTTGGCGCTGTTTGAGGTGCGATCGCTCTCCCCTAAAGATATCAATCTCGGAACCCTCCAATTAATGCCTATGCCGTTGTGA
- a CDS encoding iron-sulfur cluster assembly accessory protein, translating into MTQATQPQQRGILVTDSAIKHIKSLQSQQGGDNLCLRVGVRGGGCSGMSYTMDFEQIDNIQPHDEVFEYEEGFKVVCDPKSLLYIYGMALDYSNALIGGGFQFTNPNATQTCGCGKSFSA; encoded by the coding sequence ATGACACAAGCAACACAGCCTCAACAACGGGGGATTCTCGTCACTGATTCTGCCATCAAGCACATTAAGTCCCTGCAAAGCCAACAAGGGGGGGACAACCTTTGTCTACGAGTGGGCGTGCGCGGGGGTGGCTGTTCAGGGATGTCCTACACGATGGATTTTGAACAGATTGACAATATTCAACCCCACGATGAAGTCTTCGAGTATGAAGAAGGCTTCAAAGTCGTTTGCGATCCCAAGAGCTTGCTTTATATCTATGGCATGGCCCTAGACTACAGCAATGCCCTGATCGGCGGTGGTTTCCAATTCACCAACCCCAACGCCACTCAAACTTGTGGCTGTGGCAAGTCATTTTCTGCCTAA
- a CDS encoding tetratricopeptide repeat protein, with product MTETVESQFTSGVERYKAGEGPDTLIPVFRDICDRAPKNSPAWTCLAWLYLLADKPTPAYKAAQKAVKLNPQDAQAQVNLAVAMLDSGQKGVRTHIEIVQQLMMVAAELRDEVKENIQDGLNRKPDWKSLQRVKDWLFE from the coding sequence ATGACTGAAACCGTTGAATCTCAATTTACCAGTGGCGTGGAACGCTATAAAGCTGGTGAAGGCCCTGACACCCTGATTCCGGTGTTCCGGGATATCTGCGATCGCGCCCCAAAAAATAGTCCCGCTTGGACTTGTTTGGCGTGGCTGTATTTATTAGCCGATAAACCCACTCCTGCCTATAAAGCAGCTCAAAAAGCGGTCAAACTCAATCCCCAAGATGCTCAAGCTCAGGTTAACCTGGCGGTGGCGATGCTCGATAGCGGTCAAAAAGGCGTCCGCACTCATATCGAAATCGTTCAACAACTGATGATGGTTGCCGCAGAATTGCGCGATGAGGTGAAGGAAAATATCCAGGATGGATTGAACCGAAAACCCGATTGGAAGAGTTTACAACGGGTCAAAGACTGGCTGTTTGAATAA
- a CDS encoding alpha/beta hydrolase, whose amino-acid sequence MILSRQYKDLPLTWDTKSLETLQNDCQWLESIVKNSPPFSDGWVKARIVQLAYNCPNSLDFPLSNNRGKSANRAPMTTAQLLAYGGKVSEKEIVEALQWECLQYCQTHPVADFPCFRETVDENYVMATLNSWCDRHFSEKSARNFEIYQDLEYPNVFLVISTAPISLYVDRQLPPPERFRALFNVDEFAEIVGDKFCDRITLRTHGYATSAATFYDLFMKEANALNREESAQDSRLKDNHFYIGYHWPSEQPFTSPGLWSDFSKNWGVIFKFSFVLSGFAGIIGSGLYGMVKLLGIPLFKGLEFLPLIGPIWKWIQLSAVGLQWYWVVPPLFILWVLLMQCLRVLVYQRDRYRAIHYGAPDLAEFFWRLDRSLNQINEKTNPISKTGATQSVIDSIEAENQGSVFLPKPTISGSNAEIAVNLVGHSMGGLLLVNTLRILSDRFGKDDGDIDHHDGLESSKIGDRLRLDKLILASPDIPLEFLREGRNNYVRSAMRRCRQIYLMSSDRDIILRYMPTLGNWFSEPSIEMSAYRLGNVYLKPLDDRYPNSNYRPYIRNVLVSQAAANPTSAYDLFERFNYIDCSETIGVNGIFWSLKSHRGLAIDLINTLMYVLSLSYSRIFGQLDLHGGYFLTHTATFKILKLLISLNGESEAEIEAGIEELIQGTRIRFLPRQPFLTRD is encoded by the coding sequence ATGATTCTTTCTCGCCAATATAAGGATTTGCCCTTAACTTGGGATACCAAATCACTAGAAACCCTACAAAATGACTGTCAATGGCTCGAATCCATTGTTAAAAATTCGCCTCCATTTTCCGATGGATGGGTGAAAGCCCGAATCGTGCAGCTTGCCTATAACTGCCCGAACTCTCTCGATTTTCCCCTTTCAAACAACCGGGGAAAATCTGCCAACCGAGCGCCGATGACAACGGCCCAACTGTTGGCCTATGGCGGCAAAGTTTCGGAAAAAGAAATTGTTGAGGCGTTACAGTGGGAATGTCTGCAATACTGTCAAACTCACCCCGTCGCTGACTTTCCTTGTTTTCGGGAAACGGTGGATGAAAACTATGTAATGGCGACGCTCAATAGCTGGTGCGATCGCCATTTTTCGGAAAAGTCTGCTCGTAATTTTGAAATCTACCAAGACCTTGAGTATCCGAACGTCTTTTTAGTCATTAGCACGGCTCCTATTTCCCTTTATGTAGACCGTCAATTACCTCCCCCAGAACGATTTCGGGCCTTATTTAATGTCGATGAATTCGCGGAAATTGTAGGGGATAAATTTTGCGATCGCATCACGCTGCGTACCCACGGCTATGCCACCTCTGCCGCCACGTTTTATGATTTATTCATGAAGGAGGCCAATGCCCTCAATCGTGAAGAGTCTGCCCAGGATAGCCGATTAAAAGACAATCATTTTTATATCGGATATCATTGGCCGAGTGAACAACCCTTTACCAGTCCCGGATTATGGAGTGATTTCTCCAAAAATTGGGGCGTTATTTTCAAGTTTTCCTTTGTGCTTTCCGGATTTGCTGGCATTATTGGCAGCGGATTATATGGGATGGTCAAACTGCTAGGAATTCCCCTGTTCAAAGGGTTAGAATTCCTCCCTCTGATTGGTCCAATTTGGAAGTGGATTCAGTTGAGTGCAGTGGGCCTGCAATGGTATTGGGTGGTTCCCCCCTTGTTTATCCTTTGGGTCCTTTTGATGCAGTGTTTGCGGGTGTTGGTGTATCAGCGCGATCGCTACCGGGCGATTCACTATGGGGCACCGGATTTAGCCGAATTCTTTTGGCGCTTAGACCGCTCTCTAAATCAGATTAATGAAAAAACAAACCCAATTTCAAAAACAGGAGCAACCCAGTCGGTAATAGACTCGATTGAAGCCGAAAATCAAGGCTCTGTATTCCTGCCGAAGCCTACTATTTCTGGGTCTAACGCTGAAATTGCGGTGAACTTGGTGGGTCACAGTATGGGAGGACTCCTGCTGGTCAATACGCTGCGAATTTTGTCCGATCGCTTTGGCAAGGATGATGGAGACATTGACCATCATGATGGGTTAGAGTCCAGCAAGATTGGCGATCGCCTCCGACTGGATAAATTAATTTTGGCCTCCCCGGATATCCCCCTAGAATTCCTGCGGGAGGGTCGCAACAACTACGTGCGGTCCGCCATGCGTCGTTGCCGTCAAATTTACCTGATGTCCAGCGATCGCGATATTATCCTGCGCTATATGCCGACTCTCGGCAACTGGTTTAGTGAACCCAGTATCGAAATGTCCGCTTATCGTCTGGGGAATGTCTACCTCAAACCCTTAGACGATCGCTACCCTAACAGCAATTACCGCCCTTACATTCGCAATGTCTTGGTCTCCCAAGCAGCGGCCAATCCCACCTCTGCTTATGACCTGTTTGAGCGCTTTAACTATATCGACTGTTCCGAGACAATTGGCGTGAATGGCATCTTTTGGTCCCTGAAGTCTCATCGGGGTTTGGCGATCGACCTGATCAATACCCTGATGTATGTCCTGAGTCTGAGTTATAGTCGGATCTTCGGCCAATTGGATTTACATGGGGGCTACTTTTTAACCCACACGGCCACCTTCAAAATTTTGAAGTTGCTAATTAGTCTCAATGGCGAGTCTGAGGCAGAAATCGAAGCGGGGATTGAGGAGTTAATTCAAGGCACAAGGATCCGGTTTTTACCCCGGCAACCCTTTTTGACGAGGGATTAA
- the ispD gene encoding 2-C-methyl-D-erythritol 4-phosphate cytidylyltransferase: MHLLIPAAGMGRRMGSNRNKLLLSLLDRPLIAWTLEAADASREIRWIGLIGQPEDWPDFEAILAANPPSKPVQFIQGGSTRQESVYNGLQGLPPEATHVLIHDGARCLATPDLFDRCAESLRHCPGLIAAIPVKDTIKIVARDSQTIEQTPDRQQLWAAQTPQGFEVALLKQCHDRGKSLGWEVTDDAALFEKCDLPVQIVPGEESNLKVTTPMDLAIAEFILRQQRPELK, from the coding sequence GTGCATTTATTGATACCCGCCGCTGGCATGGGGCGACGAATGGGCAGCAACCGCAATAAACTACTCCTGTCCTTGCTCGATCGCCCCTTGATTGCCTGGACCCTAGAGGCGGCGGATGCCTCCCGCGAAATTCGTTGGATTGGGTTAATCGGTCAACCGGAAGACTGGCCCGACTTTGAAGCAATTTTAGCCGCCAATCCCCCCAGCAAACCTGTCCAATTCATCCAAGGCGGCAGTACCCGCCAAGAATCGGTTTACAACGGGTTACAGGGACTCCCTCCCGAGGCCACCCATGTGTTAATTCATGATGGGGCCAGATGTCTGGCAACCCCGGACCTGTTCGATCGCTGTGCCGAGTCCCTCCGCCATTGTCCCGGGTTAATTGCCGCTATCCCCGTCAAAGACACCATTAAAATTGTCGCCCGAGACTCTCAAACCATTGAACAGACCCCCGATCGCCAGCAACTCTGGGCCGCCCAAACCCCCCAGGGATTTGAAGTCGCCTTATTGAAACAGTGCCACGATCGCGGAAAATCCCTGGGATGGGAGGTGACCGATGATGCGGCATTATTTGAAAAATGTGACTTGCCGGTGCAAATTGTCCCGGGGGAAGAGAGCAATTTGAAAGTGACCACCCCAATGGATTTGGCGATCGCGGAGTTTATCCTGCGTCAACAACGCCCTGAACTTAAATAA
- a CDS encoding glycosyltransferase family 9 protein, whose amino-acid sequence MRILALVPGGIGDQILFFPTLDSLKRVYPNAYIDVVVEPRSKGAYRVSKFFHDKSLQVLPFDFKDRNGLADWGNLLGIMRDREYDAVISLGQRWVVGLLLWLTGIPIRISYSDLGNSWLLTNPVPLKTEQYAAGMYHDLLEGFGVSMPCPELSVTLLKEDLRWSDEEQQRLGVKDSGYILIHGGASQLSQIKGLDKIYPVEKWQQIIQDLQTRQPQLPVVLIQGPEDKPLCDQLVRFCPGVKVTSPPDVGKLAATIAAANLMLCTDSAPMHLAVAVQTYTIALFGPTDPGKLLPPGDRYIGIQSSTGRIADISPEKVLEKVWGG is encoded by the coding sequence ATGCGAATACTGGCCCTTGTCCCAGGCGGAATCGGCGACCAAATTTTATTTTTCCCGACGTTGGATAGCCTAAAACGGGTATATCCCAACGCTTACATAGATGTTGTTGTGGAGCCTCGGTCTAAAGGTGCCTACCGGGTATCCAAGTTTTTTCATGACAAGTCCCTCCAGGTGCTGCCGTTTGATTTTAAGGATCGCAACGGGTTGGCGGATTGGGGGAATTTGCTGGGGATCATGCGCGATCGCGAATATGACGCGGTGATTTCCCTTGGACAGCGTTGGGTGGTGGGGTTATTGCTCTGGTTAACAGGCATCCCCATCCGGATTAGCTATTCGGACTTGGGCAACTCCTGGTTGCTCACCAACCCAGTCCCGCTGAAAACTGAGCAATATGCTGCCGGTATGTACCACGACTTGTTGGAGGGTTTTGGGGTCTCCATGCCTTGTCCGGAACTCTCTGTGACCCTGCTCAAGGAGGACCTGCGCTGGTCCGATGAGGAACAGCAAAGATTGGGTGTCAAAGACAGTGGTTACATTCTGATTCATGGGGGGGCTAGTCAACTCTCCCAAATCAAAGGATTGGATAAAATCTATCCCGTTGAAAAATGGCAACAGATTATCCAGGACCTGCAAACCCGTCAGCCTCAATTGCCGGTAGTCTTGATCCAAGGGCCAGAGGATAAACCCTTATGTGACCAGTTGGTGAGGTTCTGTCCCGGCGTTAAGGTGACTTCACCCCCAGATGTGGGTAAGTTGGCGGCCACGATCGCGGCTGCGAATTTGATGCTTTGTACGGACAGTGCTCCGATGCATCTGGCGGTGGCGGTACAGACCTATACGATTGCGTTGTTTGGCCCGACAGACCCCGGTAAATTGCTCCCTCCGGGCGATCGCTATATCGGAATTCAATCTTCTACGGGCAGAATTGCCGATATTTCACCAGAGAAAGTCCTAGAAAAAGTTTGGGGAGGCTAA
- a CDS encoding D-glycero-alpha-D-manno-heptose-1,7-bisphosphate 7-phosphatase: MKPAVFLDRDGVLNQEVGYIHRVEDLNLIPGVAAAVRRLNEQNIFCCLVSNQSGPARGYYPASHVDALHDRLCSLLDQEAGAQLDALYYCPYLSPPEGGTDPEFTRWTTWRKPNTGMLVAAAWEYDLDLSQSFMVGDKATDVDMAHNAGCTGILVKTGYGDRVLGGKYQHHTHPDFIASDLAEAVDWITQQGSKSGRR, translated from the coding sequence ATGAAACCCGCAGTATTCCTGGACCGAGATGGCGTTTTAAACCAAGAAGTTGGATATATTCACCGCGTTGAAGACCTAAATTTGATTCCCGGTGTGGCCGCTGCGGTCCGCCGCTTAAATGAGCAAAATATCTTCTGTTGTCTGGTTTCCAACCAATCGGGTCCAGCGCGGGGATATTACCCCGCTTCTCATGTGGATGCCTTACACGATCGCCTCTGTTCGTTATTGGACCAGGAAGCGGGGGCCCAATTGGATGCGCTTTATTACTGTCCCTATCTGAGTCCTCCGGAAGGGGGGACGGACCCCGAGTTTACTCGCTGGACCACTTGGCGTAAACCCAATACGGGAATGTTAGTGGCGGCAGCGTGGGAATATGATTTAGACCTGAGTCAGAGTTTTATGGTGGGAGATAAGGCAACCGATGTGGATATGGCCCATAATGCCGGTTGTACAGGGATTTTGGTGAAAACGGGCTATGGCGATCGCGTTTTAGGGGGGAAATACCAACATCACACCCATCCGGATTTCATCGCCTCAGATTTAGCCGAGGCGGTGGATTGGATCACTCAGCAGGGGTCTAAATCTGGAAGGAGATAG
- a CDS encoding sugar transferase, producing MDKRKLDIRAPLIAKLSRGTGIGSLRIILLIVLDSLTLSYAWLLADKLGTPVGAFSLIATQNENPGFLIPILVITLGIVASAGLYGTDDRRRDFFNLVKSLSFAQCVLLFIGYLYEPEAVISRSTFLLSWVFAITFVLSERLILHLTIVYLRQKGAIRQRIGLICKPKDIETAKRFIVKSKQHTICDVENLLNREKSHDWSEMIQRLREKAVSEVFVCSELSVRDQIYLYWELKRAGIHLRILPLGLELPIQWSEIKMVNGIPSMRFKSPPIVGGDYWIKRGFDLVAAGIIIFLISPGLMLLALLIKVDSPGPIFYKQVRVGLKGRHFKVWKFRTMVTNAEQLQKELEAKNEMAGGIMFKMKDDPRITRVGKFIRRYSLDELPQIINVLNGEMSLVGPRPFPLRDVERFSEHHFMRHEVLPGITGLWQVSGRSDIVDFEEVFRLDMTYIQNWSVSLDFQILFQTVKVVFAKEGAY from the coding sequence ATGGATAAAAGAAAACTTGATATACGTGCTCCACTCATTGCCAAGCTCAGTCGCGGGACTGGCATTGGCTCACTCCGGATTATCCTGTTAATTGTCCTTGATAGTTTGACGTTGAGCTATGCGTGGCTACTCGCGGACAAGTTAGGCACTCCCGTTGGAGCCTTTAGCTTGATAGCCACTCAGAATGAAAACCCAGGATTTTTAATTCCGATTCTGGTGATTACCTTGGGGATTGTCGCTTCAGCGGGACTCTATGGCACCGATGATCGGCGACGAGATTTTTTTAATCTCGTCAAATCCCTAAGTTTTGCTCAGTGTGTTTTATTATTTATCGGCTATCTCTACGAACCCGAAGCGGTCATTTCTCGTTCGACTTTCTTATTATCTTGGGTATTTGCCATTACCTTTGTGCTGAGTGAGCGGTTAATCCTACATTTAACTATTGTTTATTTGCGGCAGAAAGGTGCAATCCGTCAGCGCATTGGCTTAATTTGTAAACCCAAAGATATTGAAACCGCTAAACGATTTATTGTTAAGAGTAAACAACACACTATTTGTGATGTAGAAAACCTTTTAAATCGAGAAAAAAGCCACGATTGGTCGGAGATGATTCAACGACTCCGGGAAAAAGCCGTCAGCGAAGTATTTGTCTGTTCAGAACTCTCAGTCCGAGATCAAATTTACCTCTATTGGGAGTTGAAACGCGCCGGAATTCACCTGAGAATTCTCCCGTTGGGACTGGAACTGCCGATTCAGTGGTCTGAGATTAAGATGGTCAACGGCATTCCGAGTATGAGGTTTAAATCGCCGCCGATTGTCGGGGGGGATTACTGGATCAAACGGGGATTTGATTTAGTCGCCGCTGGGATTATTATCTTTTTAATTAGTCCGGGGTTAATGTTGTTAGCACTACTGATTAAGGTGGATTCCCCCGGTCCAATTTTTTATAAACAAGTCCGGGTCGGATTAAAAGGTCGTCACTTTAAGGTTTGGAAGTTTCGGACAATGGTGACGAATGCCGAACAGTTACAAAAAGAGTTAGAAGCAAAGAATGAAATGGCCGGGGGAATTATGTTCAAAATGAAGGACGACCCCCGGATTACGCGAGTTGGCAAGTTTATTCGCCGGTATAGTTTGGACGAACTGCCACAAATTATTAATGTTTTAAACGGGGAAATGAGTTTAGTCGGTCCTCGTCCGTTCCCCTTGCGAGATGTGGAACGCTTTTCGGAACATCACTTTATGCGCCATGAAGTCTTACCGGGAATTACGGGATTATGGCAAGTTTCTGGGCGATCGGATATTGTCGATTTTGAGGAAGTCTTCCGTCTGGATATGACTTACATTCAAAATTGGTCTGTTTCGCTGGATTTCCAGATTTTATTCCAGACGGTGAAGGTGGTGTTTGCCAAAGAAGGGGCCTATTAG
- a CDS encoding thylakoid membrane photosystem I accumulation factor, with translation MLYSMFYSGLRTGSIRVKKSLNLAVDLCRVMAKRLVVAIAMVSCLWLMLTPGAIAGLNDDNFDGNIYALYGGNGSLVPPRVSLEQSLSRDDRATVLVFFLDDSSDCKQYTAVVSQIQAFYGRAADILPLNVDAIPVKDGYAPTEPGYYYSGVVPQTVVLDLEGKVVYDGKGQVSYESIDDVLRQVYNLLPRSESIELKRRAPNEVSVELSR, from the coding sequence ATGTTGTATTCTATGTTTTATTCTGGGTTGCGTACTGGTAGCATCCGTGTCAAGAAATCTCTAAATTTAGCCGTTGATTTATGTCGAGTGATGGCAAAACGACTGGTTGTGGCGATCGCGATGGTGAGTTGTCTGTGGTTGATGCTCACCCCAGGGGCGATCGCCGGTCTCAACGATGATAACTTTGATGGCAACATTTACGCCCTCTATGGCGGCAATGGTTCCTTAGTCCCGCCAAGAGTCTCTTTAGAACAGTCCCTCTCCCGGGACGATCGCGCTACGGTGTTAGTGTTTTTCCTCGATGACAGTAGCGATTGCAAACAGTACACCGCCGTTGTTTCGCAGATTCAGGCATTCTACGGAAGGGCCGCTGATATTTTACCCCTGAATGTGGATGCGATTCCCGTCAAGGATGGATATGCACCCACGGAACCGGGGTACTATTATTCTGGGGTGGTTCCTCAAACCGTTGTTCTCGATTTAGAGGGTAAAGTCGTTTATGACGGCAAGGGACAAGTTTCCTATGAGTCGATTGATGATGTGTTGCGCCAGGTTTATAACTTGCTGCCGCGATCGGAATCGATTGAACTCAAACGCCGTGCTCCCAATGAGGTGAGTGTCGAACTCTCTCGCTAA
- a CDS encoding putative kinase: MENERAIASILAQWQQGVSPTGSTWEALIQQELADPLRAQGYGISPETVESQLKARSQALAVILPHLEQFPFWGDKILELLWQLWLPLAIKLIASHQELGRPWMQGILGGQGTGKTTLGRILTWILTHLGYSTLALSIDDLYKTYSQRQQLREEDPRLIWRGPPGTHDVALGINLLDRLRNPDGQTIAVPRFDKSLWEGQGDRIEPLLVQTVDILLLEGWFVGVRPVDPAVFETPLWPIMTEADRSFARDMNERLRDYLPLWDRLDGLMVLYPQDYRLSLQWRMQAEWEMKALGKAGMSDGEIGEFVEYFWKALHPELFVRPLLGPGSEVDLVIEMGGDRRIITVYSPRQTGGNSGIS; this comes from the coding sequence ACAAGAACTCGCCGACCCGCTGCGTGCTCAAGGGTATGGGATTTCCCCGGAAACGGTGGAGTCCCAACTCAAGGCGCGATCGCAGGCATTAGCGGTGATTCTACCCCACCTGGAGCAATTTCCCTTCTGGGGAGACAAAATACTCGAACTGTTATGGCAATTGTGGTTACCCTTGGCAATCAAACTGATTGCATCTCACCAGGAATTAGGACGACCCTGGATGCAAGGGATTTTAGGGGGACAGGGAACGGGGAAAACGACCCTGGGGAGAATTTTAACCTGGATTTTAACCCATCTGGGCTATTCTACCTTGGCCCTTTCTATCGATGACCTTTATAAAACCTATTCACAACGGCAGCAGTTGCGGGAGGAGGACCCGCGTCTGATTTGGCGAGGACCTCCGGGGACTCACGATGTCGCGTTAGGGATTAACCTCTTGGATCGCTTACGGAATCCCGATGGACAAACCATTGCCGTTCCCCGATTTGATAAATCCTTGTGGGAGGGACAAGGCGATCGCATAGAACCGTTACTCGTTCAGACTGTCGATATCCTGTTATTGGAAGGATGGTTTGTGGGGGTGCGTCCCGTGGATCCGGCAGTGTTTGAGACTCCCCTTTGGCCCATTATGACCGAAGCAGACCGCAGTTTTGCCCGAGATATGAATGAACGATTGCGGGATTATTTGCCATTGTGGGACCGATTAGATGGATTGATGGTGTTGTATCCCCAGGATTATCGCCTCAGTTTGCAGTGGCGGATGCAGGCGGAATGGGAAATGAAGGCCCTGGGTAAGGCGGGAATGAGTGATGGGGAAATCGGGGAATTTGTGGAATATTTTTGGAAGGCGTTGCATCCGGAGTTGTTTGTTAGGCCCCTGTTGGGTCCGGGGTCCGAGGTGGACTTGGTAATCGAGATGGGAGGCGATCGCCGTATTATTACGGTTTACAGTCCCCGGCAGACTGGGGGAAACTCAGGCATCTCTTGA